The region CAATTAAAACTGTTTCTTTGAATCTGGGGTCATAGTCAAAATCTTTACTTTGAATCTAGTGCCATCTGTCAAAATCATTTCATTGAATCTAGTGTCACAGATAAAATCTTGTCATCAGTCAAAACTGTTCCCTTGAATCTGGTGTTACAGTTAAAATTGTTTCTTTGAAACTGGTGTCATCAGTAAAAACTGTCTCTTTGAATCTGGTTCAAATAGTTTCTTTGAATCTGGTGTCATCAGTTAAAACCATTTCCTTCAATCTTATGTTGTCAgttaaaatattttctttgaaTCTGGTGTCATCCGGTAATTACAATCTTTTTCTTTGAATCTGGTGTCATCTGTTAAAATTGTTTTTGGTGTCATGCAACCAGTAATGACAGTAATACAAAACTCATGCAGAAAAATCCTCTGAAACAAGCTCCAAACATTTTACATAAAAGatacacaacagtcacacaacCTAAGCCACACATGACAAAAATGCCTTAACAGATAAAACCACACTTGCACAACCACATTTTGATGAACCAATCTAAATTTGGTTATTCTATATTCACTGTCAAATCGTATGCACAAAGTTCACAGCAGTCTCTTTGTGTATTTGTAAGCAATGGTAATTTGTGTTCACTTTTTCTTTATCTGGTAATCAAAAGCATCTTCCCTTTTCAGTTTTCACTCCAAAACAGGCacaggaccaaaaaaaaagaaaaaaagaagaaagttaatACAAACTTATTGTCAAAAACTAAAAACTGAATATCAATCAGCCATAAAAATTGCTGTCATTTCCAAGGTGTCCTCCTCTTTCTGACAAGACCAACATCACCATATCAAGGTTGGTACATGCTAAGAGTTTCTGTGTTTCCATTAcccaacagacacacatgtgtgtattcaATCTTCCTCACTTGGACAcaaacaaagggggttcaggcactagctggccTGTTCATATGTTGTCCTGGCAGAtcacaaaaatctccacccttcaccaaccACTTACTGCCAGGGATGAACCCTGTAATGCTCTTACTACTCAGTTTTTATGCGACAGCAGTTGTGGCAATTGgaagcagacaataaagaaaGATGTTTGAATCAGGcaatattcctttcttttttctttatttttatattaaATCTATTCCAACAGCTGCACTAAGAACAACATCCAGCCCAGAAAAACAGTGGCAGAACAACAGTATACGGAAGAGGGTACTCTTTTCATGAATTAATTTGATGAATTGTAATGCGAGTATTTCACATTTTTAATGATTTTCAAGTGCAAATGATTCTAAATGAAAACTGAATTATGGGGACGGTTTCTCCAGTGAAAACACAATATATTAGTGACTGTCATCAGTATTTATCAGAATTTGACTGATAAATCATATCCCTTGCTGAGTTTCTGCTATGGTGCAAAACCATCAAGGGGATTaaaaacacaacataccacaaacacataagtaaaaaaaaaaaaatcatgcatgccatggaaaaaatatataaaaaatatacatCAGCAACTGTGCACCACACAATGCCATCTGTTAACTGCTGCATTATATGTGCATATCAGTTATAGTGAGAAACAGTATGAGATCAACGTCCTTTAAGAAACAAATCACTGTTGACAAAAGCCAGAGTTAGAGGGTTGTTGATAATAATCACAGTTCACCAGAGATGAGAGATCCACTCACATccatgatggtgatgtcgatgtcGCGAAGTTTCTGTGGCTCCACATAGCAGCTCATACAGTTCAGCGTTAGTCGTGATGCAAGTTCTTGCTGTGACAGGCTGTCCAActaacaaaggagaaaaaaaaaaagaaaaaaaaaagaaaaagaaaatcatatgcacattcatacaaagaatcagaaaaacaaaacaaaaaaaccccagtcaaATGAAGAGCATGGCACATCAAAATTACAGAATGAGGTGGATATGCAGACATAAAATTTGACGGATTCCGCCTTGCATGTTGCTTTGCCAAAATTTTATATTTCTCCTGTCAATCCAAGATGTGTACATTTTTCCCAAGATCATTATTAAATCTTttcagggtgtgtttttttttcacgcatgggcaaaaataatgaatgaatttaACAAACAGAAATCACATTCAAACCAATAGGACAAAGTTCACACATAACATAAAACTATGTCAAGAAACATTTATCCTTCGAACACTTTCTGCTAAAAGTTACTGTATGCAATGgaattttttgctttgttttgttttgtttgtcatctAGCAATTTTCTCATTACCTAAACTACTGAAGTTTCATTTGCACACGTAGAAACATTCAGATATTAACGGAGAGTAAGCCTGAAATGGACAGCATTCAAGTTGTGTAGTCATAACAAGCTTCAATTCCCCTCATCTTTTCAGTCCACAACGAATGAAAGTACTGacattacagaaaaaaacaacaattaaggCCACCACGTTTAAATTTTTTGATTTAACATTTTCTAAATATTCCAACTGatgacataaacaaataaatgaaacaagACACATTTTCCTACCCGTTCCACCAGAAAATCGATAGAATCAGCAATTTCAGGATCCACGAGTCCTTTGTCAAAGTTTCCCATGACCATCTTTTTCAGGAAAAGTGCTGGCATCATCCAGAACCTGTAGAAACACTACCATCATTACAACTTCAtaaaattcttcttctcctcattggTTCATTGTCTATTCACAACAAGGTGATTTTATAATAAGTATTCCAGGCACAACCTACAAGCAAAGGATGGTGGTGGTATGTCCAtcgagagatcgatgatgaccatcgttgtcatccagctgggggatggggggagggtggtggtggggtgggggggaggatgctcatgaatctatctgtgaatgcgcagatggctgaatagtccaatctgcacacgaaatgtttgctgacagttggggcagacaaagacaggcatatcattgtcagggagcttgtttgcccatgactttctggcctgcctcttctgaacagctgcagcagtcctgttggcctcgcacaacttggcgcctttgtgcacagcagcgcgccatttgtcacggtccactgcagattcctcccaggagtcagggttgatatcaaacgctttaagagagactttcagagtatctctgaagcgcttcttctgacctccgtgtgatctcttcccttgttgcagctcgccatagaagagccttttgggcagccgatggtctggcatgcgcgccaagtgtccagcccagcgaggctgggactgcatcaggatggtgaagatgctgggaagggtggcttttgcgagcacctctgtgtctggggtcctgtcttgccacttgatgttcagtagcttcctgaggcatgttgtgtggaagtggttcagcttcttggcatgtcgttggtacactgtccaagtttcgcaggcatacagtagtgtggggagaactactgctctgtagacctttagcttggcctcttctgttccagacatttgcacggagtctgccaaaagttgcgcttgctcttgcaatcctgacgttcacttcatcgtcgatggttgcatttcgtgacagtgtgctgccaaggtatgttaaccgctccaccgcactgagtctctgaccgttgactgtgatgttgggctcaacgtagggtttccctggggctggctgatggagaacttcagttttccttgtgctgatggtaaggccgaagttcctgctggcagtggcaaacttgtcgacgctgagttgcttgtcagcttcagatccagcgttgagggcacaatcatcagcaaacaaaaagtctctgatgatgtctgtcatgaccttcgtttttgcttgaagccttctgaggttaaacaacttgccatctgttcggtactttaggccgattccaacatcgccatcaaaGGATAATGATATGCAGAAGGGAAAAATCAGTACATCAACACACGAAattcagaagaagagaaagtacaATGCAGGACAAAGAGCTCTGTACCATTCAGCAGCACAGTGgtagaagaaaaaagaggggggggggggggggggggggggggggggggggtgtagaggggacaAACCACTTGTAAAGTGTTACATTTGTTGCTTTTCCTTTTTCCTAATACTGTTCAGGCATACATGGTCTGTTGTTACAGATGTCTTGAAAATGAAACAATAATTAAACAAAACTAACATCTGTTCATAGGCGATTCACTTGTCACTGCCAAACATATTCATCTAACAGTGAAGACTTAGAGATGTCTGAAAatgaaacaataataaaaaaacaacaactaacatctGTTCATAAGCGATTCACTTGTGTCACTGCCAAACATATTCATCTAACAGTGAAGACTGATAATTAAAAACAACTTCTAACATCTACTGGATTTTACAAGTataaaatacaagaaaagaaaacccagaaATCTGCTTTCTGTCCAccttttgtttttaactttaacttttttttccatctatcaattaaaaaaacacacacaaaaacccaccaagTTTCTGTATGAAAatcactccccagcaccaaataatTCAGGCTTGAAGTCACACgattcagttcatgtcaaaacaatgtCTCAGTGCCAAATGTTTTAGACTCGATGCCGTAAGTCACACAATTCAGTTAAAACAATGCAGTGGACTTGTTTACTTCCAAACTCAGCCAAGGTGGGAAGGTAAGTCAATTTCCTACTGTACAGAAaagctggctgcagctgtcaaactttgcTACTATATGGAAAACTGTCTGTTTAACATGACCCCGTAACGTCCGCTacagtcacctatggcagtgaactgtctcaCTGATTAAAGTCACCTattgtggtgaaagagttaaatactTACGTAGGAGCAGAGTTtgtctgctggaaaatggtggtGTCATAGAAGGTGTTGCAGAGAATGAGCGAGGCGACACGAGGAGATCGGGAAGACGACTCTGCAAACTTCTGTGCCAGGAACCCACCCAGCGACGTGCCGAAGATGTGAACCTTGTCCAGCTGAAGGTGGTTCAGCAACTTGCTGAACCCATCACAAAACTCTCGCATTGTCCAGTACACTGGGTACTCCAACTGTcacaataaaccacacacacacacacatataactttATAAGCAAATCAGTGACACAGTAGTTTGCACTTTGCAAAGACAGCTTATCAGCCACTAGGGGAGAAAATAATTTCTGCTCCACAGCTGTGAGTATGTGAAATAGACTGCAGAAACAACCAAAATGTTTTGCCAGCATCAAATAATTTTCAATTCATTCTGAAGCTTTAGCTTTTCAGACAGCTCTACTTTCCAAGACAACTTGCACTGATGGATACAACACTGGCTTCATAATGTATATGTATCATTTCTTCCTAACTAAACAGAAAATTAAGCCACTAGAACAGCTATTCACATCACTACATCACTCAGTGCCAGACCTCAACAATTGTGGATTCATTTTTTAATTCTTCCTTCTTGTTGCATATGATTATCATTGGTAGTGGTTTAGAGTGCACAGAGCTTGCCTCTAGTCTTAGTTTTAGCATGTGGTTTATTACACAAAAGAAAACGTAATCAGTTATCAAATCATAATTACTGTGTGAATTCACTAACAGTAACAGAATGACTGTGaattcacagaacacactgaatgATTGCACATGTggattcacaaacacacagaatcatatacacacatatattctcacacaacacacacaaatatacacatatggGATGCAAACACAATTTATGcatacacaaagtgacaaacacagactcagacacacacaaacaatacatatataaaacTGACCGCAATAACTCTGTAGCCTGCAGAAGACAGTCCGAGGATCTGCTTGAAGAAAACATCAGCAGTCCCACTGGCTGGAGGAAAACACACCAGTGGACACCTGACAGATCTGGGTCCAGCCTCGTACATCGTCCATTCCTTGCTGTTGTCATCGTCCACCACAACCTGACATCATGCAACACCAACAAGTCAACCATCTTTCTCAACCACCATTCTGCAAACTGCTGTACAAAGCAAGATTagtaatgaatgatgatgaatgatatggatatatatatatatatatatatatatatatatatatatatatatatatatatatatatatatatatatatatagcgcctatcctccatCAGAGACCCAAGCTcatagcactttacaaacatggggtcatttgcacaacaggctgctcatttgggtagagccaactgacagccattggacactcatcattcgtttcctgcgtcattcaatcagatttcaggcacacatacaacatacacactcagtcagacatgtaccattttatgtgtatgaccattctgtttatttaccccaccatgctgGCAgcaggtgtgtatgctgggtatgtttttgtttccataacccactgaacactgacatggattgcaggatctttgacatgtaggcatatttgatcttctgtgtgcatgaaCACACGAAGAATTTTTGATGTGGATGTTTTGGATCTCCATAGAGGACAAGCCTAAAAAAGTCATGGAGGataaccccaccctcaccccactcccacccaacaAAAATGCCTAAATAATGCTCTCAACAGGAAAGGTAAACCAAAACTTGACAAGAGACCAAAAAGTGTAACTGAACCctgcagtgattttttttcttttatctgatcAGAAAACTATTTTTCACATTTtcaactgtaatttttttttttttacccgacaTATGATACATGCATGTTCAATATCATGAGAGTTTTACAAATGTAGAAAAAGAAGTGTTTGTAACCTTCATaattaagaacacacacatatatatatatatgtatacatgtgtgtatatatatatatacatgtatacacaagaATCCTGTGCAATACTTAGTATAAATATTAACACTGAACGCATTTTTCAAAATTCTTACAATAACctcaagtaaaaaaaagaaagaaaacaacaacaacaacaaaaacgactgTGAAACATCACTTAACCTTCTTCAAAGGGATTGTGCTCCTGAAACTCTGATATTCCGCTGAGCTGGAAATTTCCCCCATGGTATCAGGTCTATCACTATCACTCGTGGTATTCAGAGTACCACTAAACACCAGTGATGACTACTGGAACCAACTGGAAGGACCCTCCTGTAGCGGCAGAATGTCAAACAGGTGTAGACATCAGTCAGGGCCTGATCAAACTTCTTCCCTCTGTTGCAAGACTAACAGCGACTGATGGGTGCTGCAAATATAAAGGCAAACTGCAACAACCAAAAGCAATACACGttttgaaacagacacacacatacacgcacacacacatatggacatacatgtctaaaaaaaaacaaacattaaaaacaaaaaaccaaaaaaaaaacccacaaactttaaaaaatgatttttcaaatatttttttttgatTGACTTGATTACTGTATATTCaacgcttttttttctgaaagaaaagaaagaaagaagaaagtgtaAATAAAACTACTAAAGGAACTACAAAAATGAACTGTGGAATCGAACACAGAATCAAACTTACCTACTTAACATTAaaatatgacaacaacaaagaaacaaaaaaaatgtgttgatAAAGTTTACACAAACACATcttaccaaccaccaaccagccaAACTGTGATCACATAATCATACttagcataaaaaaaacaacaaccaacaaacaaaaagtgttgaTTAAGTTAACActaacacaaccaaccaaccaataagcAACCTCtgctgaatgaaaaaaacacaaggaAAATGTATGCAGCACAGACAAGGAAAACTATTACATTGTGTATCACTATGTTTCACAACCAAAGAAAGTCATCAGATCATATTATTTCCTGTTGGCTGGTGAGAAGCAGGCATTTCCTGTATGATGGTGTTGTCCATGAAAACCACACTGCAAACATTCAGCCAGgtttcagtcaaacacacacacacacatacacactcacacaacattctaagtgtatgaccattttgtttatttaccctgccacgtatgcagccatactcaACTTAGGGGTTtgctcttgtttccaaaacccaccgaacactaacatGTATTGCAGGagctttaacgtgcatatttgatcttctgcgtgtgtatatacacacaatgggggttctgacacaagcaggtctgcacgtatgttgacctcggagatcagaaaaatctccgcaCTTATCTCACCAGGTGTGCCGTGGATTAAACCCAGGAAACttgttgtgcatatgtgtgtgcatcattggagtgtgtgtgtgttaaaaaaagtgGAGTTATGCAATAAACAAACCACTTCAAAAATCACCTGCAGATTCATAAAATACCAGCAGGACAATATGTGACTTTTAATGTGTGAAACTGGATATTCATAAATGCTAATTTAATGCGTAGGGCATGTACATGACTGAATTATCAATACTTATTATAATCTTAACACAAAGAAAACTATCCATGACGGGATGCAAATTGGCCACCTAGCCTCAGGGCATTTTCTAAAACAGACAATCCCTATGTATCTGAAAttgcaattatatatatatatatatatatatatatatatatatatatatatatatatatataaatcaaaaccaaaaaacaacaaccccacttgGCATCTTGTGGCTGTGACTGTGAGTCACATTGACTGATTCAGTGATTGAGACAGTGAGTAGCTCTCATTATCGAAGACACACATACGTTGACACACACTCAGTAAGCATACAGCGTGAAATAATCATatggagaatgaatgaaaagcAAAGTGTACTATACGACATAAACCTCACCAAATATTGTTTTGATGACAGTCACATGATTTATGAATCAAGTCACAAATTATGCTATTGTGATTGAGAGACAAATgaatgttgtttgttattttaccATTTCTCAAGCAATAACAGTTGTCTGAAATAAACGTGCTGATGATATGCGAGTACTTCATCAAATTCCaaacactaaaaaaataaataaattaataaaaagaaaaaaaagaaagtgaaatcaCACTGTTTTTGATGTTGTGGCACAAAGTTTCCGCTTTTCTCAAAACTAACCCATTCATTTGAAACAACGACCGTTAACTTCAGCTGATggaatgacaataaaacatacaGATATCTAAGACATATATATCGAGGTGAAAACCAAGAAAACTAGTTTTTGATATCTATCATAGCAGAAGGTGTCTTGACTGATTAACAACTTCTACTTACGGTTCCTGTTCACAACACAGACACCCATTCACCCGGAAGTCATGCGTTATCATGACCTAATACATTGGGTCACAGGAAATGACATCAGCCTCATTTTCGTTTTCCACGA is a window of Babylonia areolata isolate BAREFJ2019XMU chromosome 5, ASM4173473v1, whole genome shotgun sequence DNA encoding:
- the LOC143281980 gene encoding maspardin-like; its protein translation is MGEISSSAEYQSFRSTIPLKKVVVDDDNSKEWTMYEAGPRSVRCPLVCFPPASGTADVFFKQILGLSSAGYRVIALEYPVYWTMREFCDGFSKLLNHLQLDKVHIFGTSLGGFLAQKFAESSSRSPRVASLILCNTFYDTTIFQQTNSAPTFWMMPALFLKKMVMGNFDKGLVDPEIADSIDFLVERLDSLSQQELASRLTLNCMSCYVEPQKLRDIDITIMDVFDDCALSGTVREEMYKCYPDARRAHLKSGGNFPYLSRCVDVNLFLQVHLRRFDMGPHQAREIADSERSILSS